Proteins encoded by one window of Xiphias gladius isolate SHS-SW01 ecotype Sanya breed wild chromosome 15, ASM1685928v1, whole genome shotgun sequence:
- the psmb3 gene encoding proteasome subunit beta type-3, translating into MSIMSYNGGAVMAMRGKNCVAIAADRRFGIQAQMVTTDFQKIFPMGERLYIGLAGLATDVQTVSQRLKFRLNLYELKEGRQIKPKTFMSMVSNLLYERRFGPYYIEPVIAGLDPKTFEPFICSLDLIGCPMVTEDFVVSGTCSEQMYGMCESLWEPDMEPEDLFETISQAMLNAVDRDAVSGMGVIVHVIEKDKITTRTLKARMD; encoded by the exons ATG TCTATTATGTCCTATAACGGAGGGGCCGTCATGGCCATGCGGGGGAAGAACTGTGTGGCGATAGCAGCCGACCGGAGATTTGGCATTCAGGCTCAGATGGTCACCACAGATTTCCAGAAGATCTTCCCCATGGGAGAGAGGCTGTACATTGGGCTGGCTGGCCTGGCCACTGATGTTcagactgt ATCCCAGAGGCTTAAATTCAGACTGAACCTGTACGAGCTAAAGGAGGGTCGCCAGATCAAGCCCAAGACCTTTATGAGCATGGTGTCCAACCTGTTGTATGAAAGGAG GTTTGGGCCATACTACATCGAGCCTGTGATTGCCGGACTCGATCCCAAAACCTTTGAGCCATTTATCTGCTCCCTGGATCTGATTGGCTGCCCCATGGTGACAGAAGACTTCGTTGTGAGTGGCACCTGCTCGGAGCAGATGTACGGCATGTGTGAATCTTTGTGGGAGCCGGACATG GAACCAGAGGACTTGTTTGAGACCATCTCCCAGGCAATGCTGAATGCAGTTGACAGGGATGCAGTGTCTGGCATGGGAGTCATTGTACATGTCAT
- the cwc25 gene encoding pre-mRNA-splicing factor CWC25 homolog has translation MGGGDLNLKKSWHPQTMKNIERVWKAEQKYEAERKKIEELQKELKEERAREEMTRFAEDTGAIKKKDDRLDWMYQGPAGQVSRDEYLLGRPIDKQITDQYEEPESGPSAETGLLPGSIFNPATPASNLDLAAKIREDPLFEIRKREEEKKREVLTNPVKMKKIKEMLRQNLDKKDKKKKRKKDKKEKKGDKERRKEKKHKRRSSSLSLDEEYEKKHRSHSRDDSSADTKSRSHHFPGYGLQLTAGRHHQSSAPSSHSGRHERSHSRSPQRNYRDSQSSSSSSHRGDRNIKPKASSPQRERYHRQRSHVSKKLSAEDLERKRREMMDGAKQREEDRENNVKRYKRQDEQERQQEQNAKHVRHAGFIHDMKLESAASSSLEDRVKRNIHSIQRTPASLDNFMKR, from the exons ATGGGGGGCGGTGATCTT AACCTGAAAAAGAGCTGGCATCCCCAGACTATGAAAAACATTGAACGTGTGTGGAAAGCTGAGCAGAAATATGAGGCTGAACGCAAGAAGATTGAGGAGCTCCAGAAAGAGCTGAAAGAGGAACGGGCCCGAGAAGAAATGACCAGATTTGCAGAGGACACTGGTGCCATCAA AAAGAAGGATGATCGCCTGGACTGGATGTACCAGGGCCCCGCTGGTCAGGTGTCCAGAGATGAATATCTGCTAGGACGTCCCATTGACAAGCAGATCACCGACCAATACGAGGAGCCAGAGAGCGGTCCATCAGCTGAGACCGGCCTCCTGCCAGGCTCCATCTTCAACCCCGCCACTCCTGCCTCCAACCTTGACCTGGCCGCCAAGATCAGGGAAGACCCCCTCTTTGAAATCAG GAAACgtgaggaagaaaagaagagggaagtCTTGACTAATCcagtgaagatgaagaagatcAAAGAAATG CTGCGCCAGAATCTCgacaagaaagacaagaaaaagaagaggaagaaggacaaaaaggagaagaaaggagacaaagagaggagaaaggagaaaaagcacAAGAGAAGAAGTTCAAGTTTGAGCTTAGACGAGGaatatgagaaaaaacacag GTCACATTCACGAGATGACTCCTCAGCAGACACCAAGTCTCGTTCCCATCATTTTCCAGGCTACGGCCTACAG CTCACTGCTGGCAGACATCACCAGTCCTCAGCTCCCTCCAGTCACTCGGGGCGCCATGAGAGGAGCCACTCCCGATCACCTCAGAGGAACTACAGGGACAGtcagtcttcctcctcttcctcacacagagGCGACAGGAATATCAAGCCCAAAGCCTCCAGCCCCCAGAGAGAGCGTTaccacagacagaggagccATGTGTCCAA GAAGCTCTCTGCAGAAGACCTGGAGCGAAAGAGGCGGGAGATGATGGATGGGGCcaagcagagggaggaggacagggagaatAATGTGAAGCGATACAAGAGGCAAGACGAGCAGGAAAGGCAGCAGGAACAAAATGCCAAGCATGTCCGCCATGCTGGCTTCATCCA TGACATGAAGTTGGAGAGTGCTGCCAGCTCTTCCTTAGAAGATAGAGTGAAGAGGAATATCCACTCCATCCAGAGGACGCCAGCCTCCTTGGACAACTTCATGAAGAGATGA